In Mycobacterium gallinarum, a single window of DNA contains:
- a CDS encoding helix-turn-helix domain-containing protein — protein MVRSRRTKIAAEEKTRLVLAVLAGEMTCAEAARRCGVASTQVTKWKHQFLEAGAQRLQEVPSGAAHGAGSPEQRRLRMENEQLKLALAEATVQLRIWQRGAALADQVPSRTSKP, from the coding sequence ATGGTCAGATCGCGACGAACAAAGATTGCTGCCGAGGAGAAGACCCGGTTGGTGCTGGCTGTTCTAGCCGGTGAGATGACCTGTGCTGAGGCGGCCCGGCGGTGTGGGGTGGCCTCGACTCAGGTGACGAAGTGGAAGCATCAGTTCCTTGAGGCTGGGGCCCAACGCTTGCAGGAGGTGCCCAGCGGCGCCGCGCATGGCGCGGGTAGCCCTGAGCAGCGTCGGCTGCGGATGGAAAACGAGCAGCTCAAACTCGCGCTGGCCGAAGCCACGGTGCAGCTGCGGATCTGGCAGCGCGGTGCAGCTTTGGCCGATCAGGTCCCTTCCAGGACCTCGAAACCCTAA
- a CDS encoding pyridoxal phosphate-dependent aminotransferase, with the protein MNVSLRAGIPPFYVMDVWLAAAERQRSHGDLVNLSAGQPSSGAPQAVRAAAKAALDHTVLGYTVALGIPELRAAIAASYQTRRGLTVDPADVVVTTGSSGGFLLAFLACFDAGDRVAIASPGYPCYRNILSALGCEVVEIPCGPHTRFQPTAQMLAELDPPVQGVIVASPANPTGTVIPPEELAAIASWCESTGVRLISDEVYHGLVYEGAPETSCAWSTSRQAVVANSFSKYYAMTGWRLGWLLVPKELQRAVDCLTGNFTICPPTLAQVAAVAAFTPEAVAEADALLHHYASNRTLLLDGLRGIGIDKLAPTDGAFYVYADVSHLTTDSLSFCSKLLADTGVAIAPGVDFDTVRGGSFVRLSFAGPESDIEEAVRRIGAWLA; encoded by the coding sequence ATGAACGTCTCGTTGCGTGCCGGCATCCCGCCGTTCTATGTGATGGACGTGTGGCTGGCTGCGGCGGAGCGTCAGCGCAGTCACGGCGATCTGGTGAATCTCTCGGCGGGTCAGCCGAGTTCCGGCGCACCGCAAGCGGTGCGCGCGGCGGCGAAGGCAGCGCTTGATCATACGGTGCTTGGTTACACTGTGGCGCTTGGTATTCCGGAGCTGCGGGCGGCGATCGCAGCGTCGTATCAGACTCGGCGCGGGCTGACGGTCGATCCGGCGGACGTGGTGGTGACCACCGGGTCGAGTGGCGGTTTCCTGCTGGCGTTCCTCGCATGTTTCGACGCGGGCGACCGGGTGGCGATCGCGAGTCCGGGCTACCCGTGTTACCGCAATATCCTGTCGGCCCTGGGGTGTGAGGTCGTGGAGATCCCGTGCGGACCGCACACGCGGTTCCAGCCGACGGCGCAGATGCTGGCCGAACTCGATCCGCCGGTTCAGGGCGTCATCGTCGCGAGCCCTGCGAACCCGACGGGGACGGTGATTCCGCCGGAGGAACTGGCGGCGATCGCGTCCTGGTGCGAGTCGACCGGAGTGCGGCTGATCAGCGACGAGGTCTACCACGGGCTGGTCTATGAGGGTGCACCCGAGACGAGTTGCGCATGGTCCACGTCGCGACAAGCCGTTGTGGCGAACAGCTTTTCGAAGTACTACGCGATGACCGGCTGGCGGCTGGGCTGGCTGCTGGTTCCGAAGGAGCTGCAGCGGGCCGTCGACTGCTTGACGGGCAACTTCACCATCTGCCCGCCGACGCTGGCACAAGTTGCCGCGGTCGCGGCGTTCACGCCGGAGGCGGTCGCCGAGGCAGACGCCCTGCTGCATCACTACGCGAGCAATCGGACACTCCTGCTCGACGGACTCCGCGGCATCGGCATCGACAAACTCGCGCCGACCGACGGCGCCTTCTACGTGTACGCCGACGTATCGCACCTGACGACCGATTCGCTGTCGTTCTGCTCGAAGCTGCTGGCCGACACCGGTGTCGCGATCGCGCCCGGCGTCGACTTCGACACGGTGCGGGGCGGATCGTTCGTGCGGCTGTCCTTTGCGGGCCCCGAGAGCGATATCGAGGAGGCTGTTCGCCGCATCGGCGCGTGGCTTGCCTAG
- a CDS encoding integrase core domain-containing protein yields MRRRVFHDPPTERNRVWQTDFSEFETAHGGIWRISAVIDYVTKYCLAITVTPTSRGRDAVHCIRLAVEEATRILNLTDLRVDRGEMEVLDAEDNVIGHAPAPIAIVSDNGPCYRGKDFHTLFTGHDPLLRHIRTRIKSPQTNGVIERFFETLKYEHLFRGYIGDGDALDMETHRFRIIYNTIRPHQALADRTPKQAYLDSKTLPPS; encoded by the coding sequence TTGCGCCGCCGGGTATTTCACGATCCGCCGACTGAGCGCAACCGGGTGTGGCAGACCGACTTCTCCGAGTTCGAGACCGCCCACGGCGGGATCTGGCGAATTAGTGCCGTCATCGACTACGTCACCAAATACTGCCTGGCCATCACCGTCACGCCCACCAGCCGCGGCCGCGACGCCGTGCACTGCATTCGGTTGGCCGTCGAGGAAGCCACCCGCATCTTGAACCTCACCGACCTGCGAGTCGACCGCGGCGAAATGGAGGTCCTTGACGCCGAGGACAACGTCATCGGCCACGCCCCTGCACCGATTGCGATCGTGTCCGACAACGGTCCCTGCTACCGGGGTAAAGACTTCCACACCCTGTTCACCGGCCATGATCCGCTCCTGCGCCACATCCGCACACGCATCAAATCACCACAAACCAACGGCGTCATCGAGCGATTCTTCGAAACCCTGAAATACGAGCATCTCTTCCGCGGCTACATCGGCGACGGCGACGCACTCGACATGGAAACCCATCGATTCCGCATCATCTACAACACCATCCGACCACACCAAGCCCTGGCCGACCGCACCCCAAAACAGGCCTACCTCGACAGCAAAACCCTGCCACCTTCTTGA
- a CDS encoding acetoacetate--CoA ligase: MTGAAPQWVPTDEDVATARVTDFARFVADRTGVTTTDYQSLWQWSVDEPAEFWATLWDYFELGQRGEKVLENDTMPGAQWFPGVTLNYVDQVIRNARTDRPAIIHVVEGGTDIEVSWAELLGRTAAFADRLRSLGVGVGDRVAGYLPNIPEAVIAFLATASVGAIWSACGQDYSAKAALDRLGQLEPAVLVTADGYDFGGKHYDKREDVEALRKGLPTLKETVLASELTATGGELTTVSVSFDHPLWILYSSGTTGKPKGIVHGHGGVVLEHLKAVALQSDIGPEDTFFWYTSPSWMMWNFQIAGLLVGATIVCYSGSPNSPRPDALWEIAARLRATVLGTSPGYVLGCAKAGAVPRKEHDLSALRTVGITGSSLPPSSSLWLRDNVGEHVQVASISGGTDVVSAFIGGVRTVPVWPGELSAPFLGCALDAWDESGNSVRGEVGELVITKPLPSMPICFWNDDDGSRYRSAYFEMFPGVWRHGDWITITDHGSVIVHGRSDSTLNRHGIRMGSADIYQSVERLPEIAEALVIGCEQEDGGYWMPLFVVLAGGAELTDDLRERIKKAIRDEVSPRHVPDEIIEAPGVPHTRTGKKLEVPIKKLFAGADAAKVVERTAVDDPDLLDWYANLKR; the protein is encoded by the coding sequence ATGACCGGTGCCGCACCGCAATGGGTGCCGACGGACGAGGACGTCGCCACAGCCCGAGTGACCGACTTCGCGCGCTTCGTGGCAGATCGCACCGGCGTGACGACCACCGACTACCAATCCCTGTGGCAGTGGTCGGTGGACGAACCCGCCGAGTTCTGGGCCACGTTGTGGGACTACTTCGAGCTCGGCCAGCGCGGTGAGAAAGTCCTCGAGAACGACACGATGCCGGGCGCGCAGTGGTTTCCGGGCGTCACGCTGAACTATGTCGACCAGGTCATCCGCAACGCGCGAACCGACCGGCCCGCGATCATCCACGTCGTCGAGGGCGGCACAGACATCGAAGTCTCCTGGGCCGAATTGCTCGGGCGTACCGCCGCATTCGCGGACAGGCTGCGCTCGCTCGGTGTCGGCGTGGGCGATCGTGTCGCGGGATACCTGCCCAACATCCCCGAAGCCGTCATCGCCTTCCTGGCGACGGCGAGCGTCGGGGCGATCTGGAGCGCCTGCGGCCAGGATTATTCGGCGAAGGCCGCGCTGGATCGGCTCGGTCAGCTCGAGCCGGCGGTGTTGGTGACGGCCGACGGATATGACTTCGGCGGAAAGCACTACGACAAGCGTGAGGATGTCGAAGCGCTGCGCAAGGGATTGCCGACGCTGAAAGAGACGGTGCTGGCATCTGAGCTGACCGCGACCGGCGGCGAGCTCACGACGGTGTCTGTCAGCTTCGACCATCCGCTGTGGATCTTGTATTCGTCGGGGACGACGGGTAAGCCCAAGGGGATCGTGCACGGGCACGGTGGCGTCGTGCTGGAGCATTTGAAAGCTGTTGCCCTGCAGTCTGATATCGGGCCAGAGGACACCTTCTTCTGGTACACCAGCCCCAGCTGGATGATGTGGAACTTTCAGATCGCCGGGCTGCTGGTGGGCGCCACGATCGTCTGCTATTCGGGAAGTCCGAACTCGCCGCGGCCGGATGCGCTGTGGGAGATCGCGGCGCGGCTGCGGGCGACCGTCCTGGGCACCAGTCCCGGATATGTGCTCGGATGTGCCAAGGCGGGCGCTGTTCCGCGCAAAGAGCATGACCTATCGGCGCTGCGGACGGTGGGCATCACCGGATCGTCGTTGCCGCCGTCGTCCTCACTGTGGTTGCGCGACAACGTCGGTGAACATGTCCAGGTCGCCTCGATCAGTGGCGGCACGGACGTGGTCTCGGCCTTTATCGGCGGTGTGCGCACCGTGCCTGTATGGCCTGGGGAACTGTCGGCCCCGTTCCTCGGTTGCGCGCTGGACGCGTGGGATGAGTCGGGTAACTCCGTGCGCGGCGAGGTTGGCGAGTTGGTCATCACGAAGCCGTTGCCGTCGATGCCGATTTGCTTCTGGAACGACGACGACGGATCACGTTATCGCAGTGCTTATTTCGAGATGTTTCCCGGCGTGTGGCGCCATGGTGACTGGATCACGATCACCGATCACGGCAGCGTCATCGTGCACGGGCGATCGGACTCGACGCTGAATCGGCACGGGATCCGGATGGGCAGTGCTGACATCTACCAGTCGGTGGAGCGCCTGCCGGAGATCGCCGAGGCGTTGGTGATCGGGTGCGAGCAGGAGGACGGCGGGTATTGGATGCCGTTGTTCGTCGTGCTGGCCGGCGGCGCTGAGCTGACCGATGATCTGCGTGAGCGGATCAAGAAGGCCATCCGCGACGAGGTTTCCCCGCGGCATGTGCCCGACGAGATCATCGAGGCTCCCGGGGTGCCGCATACGCGTACCGGGAAGAAGCTCGAGGTGCCGATCAAGAAACTGTTCGCAGGCGCTGACGCCGCGAAGGTGGTGGAGCGCACCGCCGTCGACGATCCCGATCTGCTGGATTGGTACGCGAACCTGAAGCGCTAG
- a CDS encoding 3-hydroxybutyrate dehydrogenase, whose translation MTELAGRTALVTGGASGIGEACARQLAARGAVVTVADRDDVGAKSVAKDIGGNAWAVDLSDVSALEGLQLDADILVNNAGVQHVSPIPDFAPDRFRHLMTLMVESPFLLIRAALPHMYRQNFGRIINISSVHGIRASEFKVAYVTAKHGLEGLSKVTALEGAAHGVTSNCVNPGYVRTPLVTKQIADQAKVHGISEDKVVTDILLKESAIKRLVEPEEVAALVGWLASPTAGMVTGASYTMDGGWSAR comes from the coding sequence ATGACCGAGCTCGCGGGACGCACCGCGCTGGTGACCGGCGGTGCGAGCGGCATCGGCGAGGCGTGTGCGCGGCAGCTGGCTGCGCGCGGGGCGGTCGTCACCGTCGCGGACCGCGACGACGTCGGGGCCAAGTCGGTCGCCAAGGATATCGGCGGAAACGCGTGGGCCGTAGACCTTTCCGATGTCTCGGCGCTCGAAGGGCTACAGCTCGACGCGGACATCCTGGTCAACAACGCCGGGGTTCAGCACGTCAGCCCGATCCCCGACTTCGCGCCGGATCGCTTCCGCCACCTGATGACGCTCATGGTGGAATCGCCGTTCCTTCTCATTCGCGCCGCGCTCCCGCACATGTACCGGCAGAACTTCGGCCGGATCATCAACATCTCCTCGGTGCACGGGATCCGGGCATCGGAGTTCAAGGTCGCCTACGTGACGGCCAAGCACGGTCTCGAGGGTCTTTCGAAGGTGACTGCGCTCGAGGGTGCGGCGCACGGCGTGACGAGCAACTGCGTGAACCCGGGATATGTGCGAACCCCGCTGGTGACCAAGCAGATCGCCGATCAGGCCAAGGTGCACGGCATCTCGGAGGATAAGGTGGTCACCGACATCCTCCTGAAGGAGAGCGCCATCAAACGTCTGGTGGAACCCGAGGAAGTAGCGGCATTGGTGGGCTGGCTGGCGTCGCCGACCGCGGGAATGGTGACAGGTGCGTCCTACACCATGGACGGAGGCTGGAGCGCGCGATGA
- a CDS encoding HNH endonuclease signature motif containing protein, with protein MFEFSEADDATVVAAIADLTRAEAATAARRLAAIAELKRRRVLDDDERARWACDWWDCTAAEVAAAMNISPRKASGQMRIAVALRDRLPAVAAMFARGEVSARVVGAITWRTQFITDDAIWAVIDRAIAERAGRWGPLGEDKLIAAVDGLVLEFDESALMVAKTVARSRDFVVGDLEDEAGTTSVWGRLTAVDAAVLKKKIAAMAATVCPNDPRSAGERRADAIGAWSHGNDHLPCACESPTCEARAGQPAPKSSVVVTVYTDQATVDGLKGNAPSIPAPTTPAPATPKSSGTALLSGTEVLPTPLLAELLRNGAKLQPLCTPDAEPESGYRPSAMLARFVRARDLTCRFPGCTTAAQFCDIDHVIPYPLGATHASNLACLCRKHHLLKTFWTGDWELTLRPDGGAVWTSPTGHTYTTHPGSQVYFPDWDTTTGDLPPPLKPQTFSTDRGLMMPQRKRTRTQDREARIKAEREQNNSPPPF; from the coding sequence ATGTTCGAGTTCTCCGAAGCCGACGACGCCACCGTCGTCGCGGCGATCGCGGATCTGACTCGGGCTGAAGCCGCGACTGCGGCGCGGCGGTTGGCGGCGATCGCGGAACTGAAGCGTCGTCGTGTTCTTGATGATGATGAGCGGGCGCGGTGGGCGTGCGATTGGTGGGACTGCACAGCGGCCGAGGTCGCGGCGGCGATGAACATCAGCCCGCGGAAGGCCTCAGGGCAGATGCGCATCGCGGTGGCGTTGCGGGATCGTCTGCCTGCCGTGGCCGCGATGTTCGCTCGAGGCGAGGTGAGTGCGCGGGTGGTGGGGGCGATCACCTGGCGCACGCAGTTCATCACCGACGACGCGATATGGGCGGTCATCGATCGTGCGATCGCGGAGCGGGCTGGCAGGTGGGGTCCGCTGGGCGAGGACAAGTTGATCGCGGCGGTGGATGGGTTGGTGTTGGAGTTCGATGAGTCGGCGCTGATGGTGGCCAAGACCGTCGCGCGGAGCCGCGACTTCGTGGTCGGTGACCTCGAGGATGAGGCGGGCACGACATCGGTGTGGGGTCGGTTGACGGCGGTGGATGCGGCGGTGTTGAAGAAGAAGATCGCGGCGATGGCGGCCACGGTGTGTCCCAACGATCCCCGCTCGGCCGGTGAGCGTCGCGCCGATGCGATCGGGGCGTGGAGCCACGGTAATGATCATCTGCCGTGTGCGTGTGAATCCCCGACCTGTGAGGCGCGGGCGGGCCAGCCGGCGCCGAAGTCGTCGGTGGTGGTGACCGTCTACACCGATCAGGCCACGGTGGACGGGCTGAAAGGTAATGCGCCATCGATACCCGCGCCCACGACCCCCGCCCCGGCCACCCCTAAATCCTCTGGCACCGCGCTGTTGTCGGGGACCGAGGTGCTGCCGACTCCGCTGTTGGCGGAGTTGCTGCGCAACGGCGCCAAACTGCAGCCGCTGTGCACACCTGATGCTGAACCCGAGTCGGGGTATCGGCCGTCGGCGATGCTGGCGCGGTTTGTGCGGGCGCGGGATCTGACGTGCCGGTTCCCCGGCTGCACCACGGCGGCGCAGTTCTGCGATATCGATCATGTGATCCCCTACCCGCTGGGGGCCACGCATGCGTCGAATCTGGCGTGTCTGTGCCGAAAACATCACTTGCTCAAGACCTTTTGGACCGGGGATTGGGAGCTGACACTGCGACCCGATGGTGGCGCGGTGTGGACCTCGCCGACCGGACACACCTACACGACTCATCCGGGATCACAGGTTTACTTCCCCGACTGGGACACCACCACCGGAGACCTGCCACCCCCACTGAAGCCGCAGACGTTCAGCACCGACCGGGGGTTGATGATGCCCCAACGTAAACGCACCCGCACCCAAGACCGCGAAGCCCGCATCAAAGCCGAACGCGAACAAAACAACTCGCCCCCACCGTTCTAG
- a CDS encoding acyl-CoA dehydrogenase family protein, producing MNFEIDEQQRDFAASIDAALGAADMPAAVRAWAAGDPAPGRKVWAQLADLGVTALMVPEKFDGIEAHPVDLVVAAERLGRWCVPGPVTESIAVAPVLLASHDDVAERSAALAAGELIATVALPPQVPRAVDADTAGLILVAADGKVSDGTAGEQVESVDPSRKLFEVSVSGEGQAADVARAYEFGVLATAAQLVGAGQALLDMSVEYAKQRSQFGTVIGTYQAIKHKLADVHIALELARPLVYGAALSVADQTPETARDVSAAKVAASDAALLAARSALQTHGAIGFTQEHDMSLSLLRVQALRSAWGDPALHRRRLLEAL from the coding sequence ATGAACTTTGAGATTGACGAACAGCAGCGCGACTTCGCCGCCAGCATCGACGCCGCTCTCGGCGCGGCCGACATGCCCGCCGCGGTGCGCGCGTGGGCCGCGGGCGACCCCGCGCCTGGCCGCAAGGTCTGGGCACAGCTGGCCGACCTGGGTGTGACAGCCCTGATGGTGCCCGAAAAGTTCGACGGGATCGAGGCGCACCCCGTCGACCTGGTGGTCGCTGCCGAACGGCTTGGCCGGTGGTGCGTTCCCGGGCCGGTGACCGAATCCATTGCGGTGGCACCGGTTCTCCTCGCCAGCCACGATGACGTGGCCGAGCGCAGCGCTGCACTGGCGGCCGGTGAGCTGATCGCCACGGTCGCGTTGCCCCCGCAGGTGCCGCGGGCGGTGGACGCCGACACCGCGGGCCTGATCCTGGTGGCGGCCGACGGCAAGGTCAGCGACGGCACCGCGGGCGAGCAGGTGGAATCCGTCGACCCGAGCCGAAAGTTGTTCGAGGTCAGCGTGTCCGGTGAGGGCCAGGCGGCCGATGTGGCACGCGCATACGAGTTCGGCGTGTTGGCGACTGCGGCGCAGCTGGTCGGGGCAGGGCAGGCGCTGCTCGACATGTCGGTCGAGTACGCCAAGCAGCGCAGCCAGTTCGGCACGGTGATTGGTACGTATCAGGCCATCAAACACAAACTCGCCGATGTACACATTGCCCTCGAGCTCGCTAGGCCCCTGGTCTACGGGGCGGCGCTGTCGGTGGCCGACCAGACGCCGGAGACGGCGCGCGACGTCAGTGCCGCCAAGGTCGCCGCGTCGGACGCCGCGCTGCTGGCGGCACGCTCTGCGCTGCAGACCCACGGCGCGATCGGATTCACGCAAGAGCACGACATGTCGCTGTCGCTGTTGCGGGTGCAGGCACTGCGTTCGGCGTGGGGCGATCCCGCGCTGCACCGGCGACGGCTTCTGGAGGCATTGTGA
- a CDS encoding acyl-CoA dehydrogenase family protein, translated as MDLNFDDATLDFQSEVREFLSANKDKFPTKSYDTAEGFEQHRAWDKVLFDAGLSVITWPEKYGGRDASLLQWVVYEEEYFRAGAPGRASANGTSMLAPTLFAHGTQEQLDRVLPKMASGEEIWAQAWSEPESGSDLASLRSTATKTDGGWLLNGQKIWSSRAPFGERAFGLFRSDPEAQRHKGLTYVMFDLKADGVTVRPIAQLGGDTGFGEIFLDDVFVPDNDVIGEVNDGWRAAMSTSSNERGMSLRSPARFIAPAERLVAQWKANPDPVFVDRVADAWIRAQAYRLHTFGTVTRVSGGGELGAESSVTKVFWSDLDVAIHQTALDMRGADAELVDSWTEGLLFALGGPIYAGTNEIQRNIIAERLLGLPRK; from the coding sequence ATGGATCTCAATTTCGACGACGCGACCCTGGACTTCCAGTCCGAGGTGCGCGAATTCCTCTCGGCGAACAAGGACAAGTTCCCGACGAAGTCCTACGACACGGCCGAGGGCTTCGAACAACATCGGGCCTGGGACAAGGTGCTCTTCGACGCCGGCTTGTCGGTGATCACGTGGCCGGAGAAGTACGGCGGCCGCGACGCGTCGCTGCTGCAGTGGGTGGTCTACGAGGAGGAGTACTTCCGCGCAGGCGCGCCAGGCCGCGCCAGCGCCAACGGCACGTCGATGCTCGCGCCGACCCTGTTCGCGCACGGCACCCAGGAACAGCTCGACAGAGTGTTGCCCAAAATGGCCAGTGGCGAAGAGATCTGGGCGCAGGCCTGGTCGGAACCCGAGTCGGGCAGCGACCTCGCGTCGCTGCGGTCGACCGCCACCAAGACCGACGGTGGCTGGTTGCTCAACGGCCAGAAGATATGGAGCTCGCGGGCGCCGTTCGGCGAGCGCGCGTTCGGGTTGTTCCGCTCGGATCCCGAGGCCCAGCGGCACAAGGGGCTGACGTACGTCATGTTCGACTTGAAGGCCGACGGGGTCACGGTGCGCCCGATTGCCCAGTTGGGTGGCGACACAGGTTTCGGGGAGATCTTCCTCGACGACGTGTTCGTGCCTGACAACGACGTGATCGGTGAGGTGAACGACGGCTGGCGTGCGGCGATGAGTACGTCGAGCAATGAGCGCGGGATGTCGCTGCGCAGCCCGGCGCGCTTCATCGCACCCGCCGAACGCCTTGTCGCACAATGGAAAGCCAATCCCGATCCCGTATTCGTCGACCGGGTAGCCGACGCATGGATCAGGGCGCAGGCCTACCGGCTGCACACGTTCGGCACCGTGACCAGAGTCAGTGGCGGCGGTGAACTGGGCGCCGAGTCGTCGGTGACCAAGGTGTTCTGGTCGGATCTCGACGTCGCGATTCATCAGACCGCGCTGGACATGCGCGGCGCCGACGCCGAGCTGGTCGACTCGTGGACCGAAGGTCTGCTGTTCGCACTGGGCGGTCCGATCTATGCGGGCACCAACGAGATTCAGCGCAACATCATCGCCGAGCGCCTACTGGGCCTGCCGCGGAAGTAG
- a CDS encoding phosphate/phosphite/phosphonate ABC transporter substrate-binding protein, with protein MTSLSFVLDQNLGLPTSDEPWKSILTAADIVASQTADLAVIDEALARHQPDVAYVPTADFHRIVRSGDDTYVGLAIATSKFTGDPRQTSLLVVRADDPATGLADLQGADYGYINTACTSSYFSPAILLARLGKARDEFLHLIAVPAWQGQIDAVVSERVRATMVLEDVWRARSENAKATKIIGQYDNCKPPVVIARKGLDEGTRTMLLGALVAWVPDWSGVYGGLKPFYYADVHGFFHDLDQLPAR; from the coding sequence GTGACATCGCTGTCCTTCGTCCTGGACCAGAATCTCGGGTTGCCGACCAGCGACGAGCCGTGGAAGAGCATTCTCACCGCGGCCGACATCGTCGCGAGCCAGACCGCCGATCTCGCCGTCATCGACGAGGCTCTCGCCCGACACCAGCCGGACGTCGCGTATGTGCCGACAGCGGACTTTCACCGGATCGTCCGAAGTGGTGACGACACCTACGTGGGACTGGCGATCGCCACGTCCAAGTTCACCGGCGATCCTCGTCAGACCAGCCTGCTCGTCGTCAGGGCCGATGATCCCGCGACGGGGTTGGCCGATTTGCAGGGCGCGGACTACGGATACATCAACACGGCCTGCACGTCGAGCTACTTCTCACCGGCGATTCTGTTGGCGAGGCTGGGGAAAGCGCGGGATGAATTCCTGCATCTGATTGCAGTCCCGGCGTGGCAAGGCCAGATCGATGCCGTTGTCTCCGAGCGAGTTCGGGCGACGATGGTCCTGGAGGATGTCTGGAGAGCAAGGTCGGAGAACGCCAAGGCGACGAAGATCATCGGGCAGTACGACAACTGCAAACCACCGGTGGTGATCGCGCGCAAGGGACTGGACGAAGGCACCCGCACCATGCTTCTCGGCGCGCTGGTCGCGTGGGTGCCTGATTGGAGCGGCGTGTACGGCGGACTCAAGCCCTTCTATTACGCCGACGTGCACGGGTTCTTCCACGACCTCGATCAACTCCCGGCCCGATGA
- the ipdE2 gene encoding acyl-CoA dehydrogenase IpdE2 — protein MSEERELLRGTVAALVEKHASPEAVRQAMESERGFDESLWKLLCEQVGAAALVVPEELGGAGGELADAAVVLEELGKGLVPTPLLGTTLAELALLTAEQPDADALEELAAGTKIGTIAFDTNFVISGDVADIVITADGERLKRLSEFTAHPAKTMDPTRRLARVESQGDTEIGADPGLADTAAILLAAEQIGAAARCLDLTVAYTKDRVQFGRPIGSFQALKHRMADLYVAVQTARAVVNDAVAEPSPTSAALARFSASEAFSKVVGEAVQMHGGIAITWEHDMQLYFKRAHGSAQLLGPPREHLRRLESEVL, from the coding sequence GTGAGCGAAGAACGGGAACTGCTGCGGGGCACGGTAGCCGCACTGGTCGAGAAGCACGCGTCGCCCGAGGCCGTGCGGCAGGCGATGGAGTCCGAGCGAGGATTCGACGAGTCGCTGTGGAAGTTGTTGTGCGAGCAAGTGGGTGCCGCCGCTCTGGTGGTACCCGAGGAACTCGGCGGTGCGGGTGGTGAGCTCGCCGACGCCGCCGTCGTCCTCGAAGAACTCGGTAAGGGCCTGGTGCCTACACCTCTGCTCGGCACGACGCTGGCTGAGCTGGCGCTGCTGACCGCCGAGCAACCCGACGCCGACGCGCTGGAAGAACTTGCGGCCGGTACCAAGATCGGCACCATCGCGTTCGATACGAATTTCGTGATCAGCGGCGACGTCGCCGACATCGTGATCACAGCGGACGGTGAGCGACTGAAGCGGCTGTCGGAGTTCACCGCGCACCCCGCGAAGACCATGGATCCGACGCGTCGGCTGGCCCGCGTCGAATCGCAGGGCGATACCGAGATCGGCGCCGACCCGGGGCTGGCCGATACGGCGGCGATCCTGCTCGCCGCCGAGCAGATCGGAGCGGCTGCGCGGTGTCTCGATCTCACCGTCGCGTACACCAAGGACAGGGTTCAGTTCGGCAGGCCGATCGGCAGCTTCCAGGCCCTCAAGCACCGGATGGCTGACCTGTATGTCGCGGTGCAGACGGCGCGGGCCGTCGTGAACGACGCGGTAGCCGAACCGTCGCCGACGTCAGCGGCGTTGGCGCGATTCTCGGCGAGCGAAGCGTTCTCCAAGGTGGTGGGCGAGGCGGTCCAGATGCACGGCGGCATCGCCATCACGTGGGAGCACGACATGCAGTTGTACTTCAAGCGAGCGCACGGCAGCGCGCAGCTGCTCGGGCCGCCTAGGGAGCATTTGCGCAGGCTCGAGTCCGAAGTGCTCTAA